A single region of the Streptomyces vilmorinianum genome encodes:
- a CDS encoding RNA-binding S4 domain-containing protein, with protein sequence MSARVDSWIWAVRLTKTRSQAAAACRAGHVKVNGERAKPAQPVKPGDEVRIFHGGRERIVEVKQLLTKRVGPPVAAEAYVDNSPPPPPREHVALAGVRERGAGRPTKRERRELDELRGRTSS encoded by the coding sequence ATGAGCGCACGCGTCGACAGCTGGATCTGGGCGGTCCGCCTCACCAAGACCCGCTCCCAGGCCGCCGCGGCCTGCCGGGCCGGTCACGTCAAGGTCAACGGTGAGCGCGCCAAGCCCGCCCAGCCGGTGAAGCCGGGCGACGAGGTACGGATCTTCCACGGCGGCCGGGAGCGGATCGTGGAGGTCAAGCAGCTCCTCACCAAGCGGGTCGGTCCGCCGGTCGCCGCCGAGGCGTACGTCGACAACAGCCCGCCGCCGCCCCCGCGCGAGCACGTGGCCCTGGCCGGCGTCCGCGAGCGCGGCGCCGGACGGCCGACCAAGCGCGAGCGCCGCGAACTGGACGAGCTGCGCGGCCGGACCTCCTCCTGA
- a CDS encoding N-acetylmuramoyl-L-alanine amidase translates to MGAVASAALLFPLLSAAPPATAGPVESGSLQRQFAAAAERQGVPQSVLLAVAYLQSRWDAHGGAPSVSGGYGPMHLTDAVTALAEAPHHSHGEEDARGDDARAPRHGADEGGSGLPTAAELPERLKTLERAAALTGIPAEELRTSTAANIEGGAALLAAAQRASGRPLSADPADWYGAVARWSGADDTATATTYANDVYDVIRSGESRTTDSGQVVTLAPVADIAPATAQVASLGLRTADAGRTECPRTVACEWIPAPYEEFGDGDYGNHDKGNRPASQSIEYIIVHDTEATWDVTLKLVQDPTYVSWQYSLRSSDGHIAQHLPLKDVGWHAGNWFVNAKSVGLEHEGFLTAPDSWYTEAMYRTSARLVRHLAQRYDIPLDRQHILGHDNVPGTVASTIRGMHTDPGPYWDWAHYFQLLGRPFTPSAGPNAGVVTIRPDYDTHQPLYTGCVKAGEACAPHGSGAVRLHTAPDAQAPLVKDIGLRPGGQDSTTGVNDTGARASTGQQYAVAERRGDWTAIWYLGQKAWFHNPKERPTAVNARGLVLTPKEGASEIPVYGRAYPEASAYPAGVPVQSVSPLPYKLLAGQSYVVGDRTPGEYYFAPVFDTSGHRVVRGQEEYYEIQFGHRVAFVKASDVRVSQA, encoded by the coding sequence GTGGGCGCCGTGGCGTCCGCCGCTCTGCTGTTCCCGCTCCTCTCGGCCGCTCCGCCCGCCACGGCCGGGCCGGTGGAGTCCGGCTCGCTCCAGCGGCAGTTCGCCGCGGCCGCCGAGCGCCAGGGTGTTCCGCAGAGCGTGCTGCTCGCGGTGGCGTACCTCCAGTCGCGGTGGGACGCCCACGGCGGGGCGCCGAGCGTCAGCGGGGGTTACGGCCCGATGCATCTCACGGACGCGGTGACCGCGCTGGCCGAGGCCCCGCACCACTCGCACGGCGAGGAGGACGCGCGGGGCGACGACGCGCGCGCGCCTCGCCACGGGGCGGACGAGGGCGGGTCGGGGCTGCCGACGGCGGCCGAGCTCCCGGAGCGTCTCAAGACGCTGGAGCGGGCTGCCGCGCTGACCGGGATTCCCGCCGAGGAGCTGCGGACCAGCACCGCGGCGAACATCGAGGGCGGGGCCGCGCTGCTCGCCGCCGCCCAGCGCGCGTCGGGCCGGCCGCTCAGCGCCGACCCGGCCGACTGGTACGGGGCGGTGGCGCGCTGGTCGGGTGCCGACGACACGGCGACCGCGACGACGTACGCGAACGACGTGTACGACGTGATCCGTTCCGGTGAGTCCCGTACGACCGACAGCGGGCAGGTGGTCACGCTGGCGCCCGTCGCGGACATCGCGCCCGCGACGGCGCAGGTGGCGTCGCTCGGGCTGCGCACGGCGGACGCGGGGCGGACCGAGTGCCCGAGGACGGTGGCCTGCGAGTGGATCCCCGCCCCGTACGAGGAGTTCGGGGACGGTGACTACGGCAACCACGACAAGGGGAACCGGCCGGCCTCCCAGTCGATCGAGTACATCATCGTCCACGACACCGAGGCGACCTGGGACGTCACCCTGAAGCTGGTGCAGGACCCGACGTATGTGTCCTGGCAGTATTCGCTGCGTTCCTCCGACGGGCACATCGCGCAGCATCTGCCGCTCAAGGACGTCGGCTGGCACGCGGGCAACTGGTTCGTGAACGCCAAGTCGGTGGGTCTGGAGCACGAGGGCTTCCTGACGGCGCCGGACTCCTGGTACACGGAGGCGATGTACCGGACCTCGGCGCGCCTGGTCCGTCATCTCGCCCAGCGGTACGACATCCCGCTCGACCGGCAGCACATCCTCGGCCACGACAACGTGCCGGGCACGGTCGCCTCGACGATCCGCGGGATGCACACCGACCCGGGGCCGTACTGGGACTGGGCGCACTACTTCCAGCTGCTCGGCCGGCCGTTCACCCCCAGCGCGGGCCCGAACGCGGGTGTGGTGACGATCCGCCCGGACTACGACACGCACCAGCCGCTGTACACGGGCTGCGTGAAGGCGGGAGAGGCGTGCGCCCCGCACGGCAGCGGCGCGGTCCGGCTGCACACGGCGCCGGACGCGCAGGCTCCGCTGGTGAAGGACATCGGTCTGCGGCCGGGCGGCCAGGACTCGACGACCGGGGTCAACGACACCGGGGCGCGGGCCTCGACCGGTCAGCAGTACGCGGTGGCGGAGCGGCGGGGTGACTGGACGGCGATCTGGTACCTGGGCCAGAAGGCCTGGTTCCACAACCCGAAGGAGCGGCCGACGGCGGTGAACGCGCGGGGCCTGGTGCTGACTCCGAAGGAGGGCGCGTCGGAGATCCCGGTGTACGGGCGCGCCTATCCGGAGGCCTCGGCGTATCCGGCGGGTGTCCCGGTCCAGTCCGTCTCGCCGCTGCCGTACAAGCTGCTCGCGGGACAGTCGTACGTGGTGGGCGACCGCACCCCGGGCGAGTACTACTTCGCGCCGGTGTTCGATACCAGCGGACACCGGGTCGTCAGGGGCCAGGAAGAGTACTACGAGATCCAGTTCGGCCATCGGGTCGCCTTTGTGAAGGCCTCTGACGTGCGGGTTTCCCAGGCCTGA
- a CDS encoding terpene synthase family protein yields the protein MPQPFVLPDFYVPYPARLNPHVEAARTHTREWARAMGMLEGSGIWESHDLESHDYALLCAYTHPDCDAEALSLVTDWYVWVFFFDDHFLEVFKRTQDRTAGKAYLDRLPLFMPLDPTAAVPEPTNPVEAGLADLWQRTVPSMSAAWRERFAEATEALLYESLWELDNINEGRIANPVEYIEMRRKVGGAPWSAGLVEYAAGAEVPEAVAQSRPLHVLRDTFSDAVHLRNDLFSYQREVEDEGENSNGVLVLEKFLGCTTQEAAEAVNDLLTSRLQQFENTALTEVPGLCLEKGLSPEECAAVAAYAKGLQDWQSGGHEWHMRSSRYMNEGLDTGPSRLDGVLGTSALDIRTLFGRPAASRLRSLTHVPHQQVGPSLLPGIDLPYPLTLSPHHAEAKRLSVDWAERMGLLDDIWDRPMCEGFDLALCSAGLDPDATLEELELSAEWLTWGTYGDDYYPLVFGKPRDLLGAKESTERFKSCMPVDDPAAGAALAFSPMERSLADLWARTAGPMGPDARAQLRAAMDTMLDSWMWELHNQAQHRVPDPVDYIEMRRKTFGSDLTMQLCRLRHAGGLPSEIFRSGTVRSLENSAADYATLLNDLFSYQKEIEVEGEVHNGVLVLQTFFDCDYPTAVAMVDDLMRGRLRQFEHVKRHELPMLYEDFALSSEGRAAFEAYVRELEDWLAGILNWHRSVRRYRAEDVHSGSGTALLRRGPTGIGTSAARLAALFTP from the coding sequence ATGCCTCAGCCCTTCGTTCTGCCGGATTTCTATGTCCCGTATCCGGCGCGACTCAACCCCCATGTGGAGGCCGCCCGCACGCACACCCGGGAGTGGGCGCGGGCGATGGGGATGCTGGAGGGCTCCGGTATCTGGGAGTCGCACGACCTCGAGTCCCACGACTACGCGCTGCTGTGCGCCTACACCCACCCGGACTGTGACGCGGAGGCGCTGTCCCTGGTCACCGACTGGTACGTCTGGGTCTTCTTCTTCGACGACCACTTCCTCGAGGTCTTCAAGCGCACCCAGGACCGGACCGCCGGCAAGGCCTATCTGGACCGGCTGCCGCTGTTCATGCCGCTGGACCCCACGGCCGCCGTGCCCGAGCCCACCAACCCGGTGGAGGCCGGACTCGCGGACCTGTGGCAGCGCACCGTGCCGTCCATGTCCGCCGCGTGGCGGGAACGGTTCGCCGAGGCCACCGAGGCGCTGCTGTACGAGTCCCTGTGGGAGCTCGACAACATCAACGAGGGGCGCATCGCCAACCCCGTCGAGTACATCGAGATGCGCCGCAAGGTGGGCGGCGCCCCCTGGTCCGCAGGGCTCGTCGAGTACGCGGCGGGCGCCGAGGTCCCGGAGGCGGTGGCGCAGTCCCGGCCGCTGCACGTGCTGCGCGACACGTTCTCCGACGCCGTGCATCTGCGCAACGACCTCTTCTCCTACCAGCGGGAGGTCGAGGACGAGGGGGAGAACAGCAACGGCGTCCTCGTCCTGGAGAAGTTCCTCGGGTGCACCACGCAGGAGGCGGCCGAGGCCGTCAACGACCTGCTCACCTCCCGGCTGCAGCAGTTCGAGAACACGGCCCTGACCGAGGTCCCCGGTCTCTGCCTGGAGAAGGGGCTGAGCCCCGAGGAGTGCGCGGCCGTGGCGGCGTACGCGAAGGGGCTGCAGGACTGGCAGTCCGGCGGGCACGAGTGGCACATGCGCTCCAGCCGCTACATGAACGAGGGCCTGGACACCGGGCCTTCGCGTCTCGACGGGGTGCTCGGCACCTCGGCCCTGGACATCAGGACCCTCTTCGGCCGGCCGGCCGCCTCGCGGCTGCGGAGCCTCACGCATGTGCCGCACCAGCAGGTGGGGCCCTCGCTGCTGCCCGGCATCGACCTTCCGTACCCGCTCACGCTGAGCCCGCACCACGCGGAGGCGAAGCGGCTCTCCGTCGACTGGGCGGAGCGGATGGGGCTCCTCGACGACATCTGGGACCGGCCGATGTGCGAGGGCTTCGACCTGGCGCTCTGCTCGGCGGGGCTCGACCCGGACGCGACCCTGGAGGAGCTGGAGCTCAGCGCCGAGTGGCTGACCTGGGGGACGTACGGGGACGACTACTATCCGCTCGTCTTCGGCAAGCCCCGCGACCTGCTCGGCGCCAAGGAGAGCACCGAGCGGTTCAAGTCCTGCATGCCGGTGGACGATCCGGCGGCGGGAGCCGCGCTCGCGTTCAGCCCCATGGAGCGCTCGCTCGCCGACCTGTGGGCGCGGACCGCCGGGCCGATGGGACCTGACGCCCGGGCGCAGCTGCGCGCCGCCATGGACACGATGCTGGACAGCTGGATGTGGGAGCTGCACAACCAGGCCCAGCACCGGGTGCCCGATCCGGTCGACTACATCGAGATGCGGCGCAAGACGTTCGGCTCCGACCTGACGATGCAGCTGTGCCGGCTGCGGCACGCCGGCGGGCTGCCTTCGGAGATCTTCCGTTCGGGCACGGTCAGGAGCCTGGAGAACTCGGCCGCGGACTACGCGACGCTCCTCAACGACCTCTTCTCGTACCAGAAGGAGATCGAGGTCGAGGGCGAGGTCCACAACGGGGTCCTCGTGCTGCAGACGTTCTTCGACTGCGACTATCCGACCGCCGTGGCGATGGTCGACGATCTGATGCGTGGCCGGCTGCGCCAGTTCGAGCATGTGAAGCGGCACGAACTGCCCATGCTGTACGAGGACTTCGCGCTGAGCTCGGAGGGACGCGCGGCCTTCGAGGCGTACGTACGGGAGTTGGAGGACTGGCTCGCCGGAATCCTCAACTGGCACCGCAGCGTGCGTCGTTACCGTGCCGAGGACGTCCACTCCGGCAGCGGTACGGCGCTGCTGCGGCGGGGGCCGACCGGTATCGGCACCTCGGCGGCACGGCTGGCCGCGCTGTTCACTCCGTAA